The Bradyrhizobium sp. CCGB01 genome segment CGTGATCGCAATGTCGAGCGCCTTCAATGCATTCCCGTCAGGACCGCAAGCCGGGCCGCCGCCGCGCAAGAATGTCGAATACGGCACCGGCCTCGTCGTCAGCGACGACGGCGCGATCGTCACCGACCGCCTCGTCACCGATAGCTGTCTCGCAATCACGATCGCCGGCCATGGCAGCGCCGACCGTCTCGCCGAGGACAAGCAGCACGATCTCGCGCTCCTGCACATCTACGGCGCCCGCGGCCTGAAGCCGCTCGGCCTCACAGGCGGCACAGCGAAGACGAGCGTCGATGTCGTCGGCATCGCCGATCCCCAAAGCCAGGGCGGCGCGGCCGGCGTATCGAGCCTCAAGGGCGCGCTGGCGCCGGTCACGGCGAGCGATTCCGCGCTGTCGCCTCCACCGGCGATCGGCTTCTCCGGCAGCCCGGCCATCGACGGCGACGGCAAGTTCGCCGGCATCGCCCTGTTGAAGCCGGCGATGGTCGCGGGGCCATCAGTGCCGGCATCGCAGGCGGTGATGGTCTCTGCCGAGACGGTACGCGATTTCCTGAAGGCAAACGCCGTCACCACGAACGGCACGTCGACCGACGCGAAAGCGGCTGTCGTGCGCGTAATCTGCGTGCGGAAGTAAATCTCGGGTCCCGGCTCTGCAGCGCGCCACTTCGTGCCGCGCAGCGTCCGGGGCACGAGACCTGTACAAGCGCAGACCAGCCGCAACTTTTGTGAGTGGCTTCGCCGCAACGAAGTCATGGAGGCCGTGATAGCCTCCCCTCCAGCCGCAATCATAAGGCGTTCGGACGGGAGGATTTCATGAAAACCTATCAGCTCTACATCAACGGCGAGTATGTCGATCCCGCCAATGGCCAGTGGTTCGACTCGATCGATCCCTATCAGGGCAAGCCCTGGGCGAAGATTCCGCGCGGATCGGCGGCCGATGTCGACAAGGCCGTGAAGGCCGCCAACGAAGCGATGTGGCGCGGCCCGTGGGCGAAGATGACGGCCTCGGCCCGCGGCAAGGTGATGCGCAAGCTCGGCGACCTCGTCGCGGCGAATGCGGAGCGCCTCGCCGAGATCGAGGTGCGCGACAACGGCAAGCTGATGGCGGAGATGCTAGGCCAGTTGCGCTACCATCCGGAATGGTGGTGGTATTTTGGCGGGCTCGTCGACAAGCTGGAAGGTGGGCTCGTCCCGATCGACAAGGCCGACACCTTTGCCTACACGACGCATGAGCCGGTCGGCGTCGTCGCCGCGCTGACCGCCTGGAATTCGCCGCTGCTGTTTGTCGCCTGGAAGTGCGCCGCCGCACTCGCCGCCGGCTGTGCCGTGGTCGTCAAGCCGTCGGAATTCACCTCGGCCAGCACGCTGGAATTCGCTGCACTGACGAAGGAAGCCGGAATTCCCGACGGCATCTTCAACGTCGTCACCGGCTTCGGTCCCGAGATCGGCAGCGAGCTGATCTCGCATCCCGGCGTCGCCAAGATCACCTTCACCGGCTCGGACACGACAGGCGCGCGGGTCTATGAGACCGCGGCGCGCAGCCTGAAGCGCGTGTCGCTGGAGCTCGGCGGCAAATCACCCAACATCGTGTTCGAGGATGCCGATCTCGCCGCGGCCGCCGCCGGCGCCGTCGCTGGCATCTTCGCAGCGACGGGCCAGACCTGCATCGCCGGATCGCGGCTGCTGGTGCAGCGTTCGATCAAGGACAAGTTCGTGGACCGACTGCTCGAGCTCGCGCGCTCGGCCAAGATCGGCAATCCGATGCAGGCCGACACCAACATTGGTCCCGTCACGACGCCCGCTCAATACAAGAAGATCCTCGACTATATCGACATCGCCAAGGCCGAAGGTGCGCGCTGCCTGCTTGGCGGCAAGCCGGCCTCCGGCGAGGGCATTACCGGCGGCCAGTTCGTCGAGCCGACCATATTCACCGACGTCGACAACACGATGCGGATCGCGCGCGAGGAGGTGTTCGGGCCGGTGCTGTCGATCATTGCCTTCGACAATGAAGAGGACGCCATCCGCATCGCCAACGACACGATCTATGGTCTTGCGGCCGGCATCTGGACCCGCGACCTCGCGCGTGCCATTCGCGTGCCGAAGCAGCTGCGCGCCGGCACGGTCTGGGTGAACACCTATCGCGCGATCAGCTATATGATGCCGTTCGGCGGCATGAAGCATTCCGGCGTCGGCCGAGAGAGCGGCATCGATGCGGTACGCGAATATCAGGAAACCAAGAGCGTGTGGATCTCGACGGCGACCGACGTGCCGGCGAATCCGTTCGTGATGCGGTGAGGGAGTAGCGGGCAGCTCGCCCGCAGCCATCCTTCGAGACGGCCGCCTTTGGCGGCCTCCTCAGGATGAGGTTTCGGGTTGTGGCGAGGTGCTAACCCTCATGGTGAGGAGCCCGCGAAGCGGGCATCTCGAACCATGGAGGCCGAGCTGGCTGCTGCTAACTCAGCCTGAACCTGATCCCGGCCTTCGCGAGGCCACCCGATATCCCGACCGGCGTGCCGTCCGCGCGCCAGCAGGCGGCGCCGGTCATGGTGCCGTCGTCGTGGAAGGCGATGCCGTTCATGCCGCCGGCGACTGTCGCGACGGGCTGCACCTTGTGGCCGAACCCCGCGAGTCTTGCTCGCACGCTCTCCGGGACTTTCTGCTCGACTTCGAGCGCATTGCCTTCGGTCCAGACGCGCGGTGCCTCGACCGCCTCCTGCAAGCTCATGCCGTGGTCGATCAGATTGACCAGCGCCTGCATCGCGCTTGGGAAGATGCGCTTGCCCCCGGGCAGGCCGAGCGCGTAGCGCAGCTTGCCGCCGCTCAGCGCCATCATCGGTGACATCGAGGTCGTGACGCGCTTGCCCGGCGCCAGCGACAGCGCGTGGCCGGGACGCGGATCGAACAGGTTCATGTAGTTGTTCGCAATAGTGCCCAGGCCCGGAATCATGATCTTCGCGCCGAACAGATTGTTGATGGTCTGCGTGGTCGCGACCACGTTGCCGAACGCATCCGCGGCCGTCATGTGCGTGGTGTCCGCGGCTTCGAGCTGCGACACGCCGACGCCCCAGGCCCGCGCCCGCGCGGGATCGATGGCGCGACGTCGCTCCTCGGCATAGGCCTTCGACGTCAGCCGCTCCACGGGGACGCCGACATAATCAGGATCGCCGCTGGCCGCCGCGCGATCGGCAAAGGCGATCTTCAGGACTTCGGCAAGATGGTGGATGGTCTCTGGCGTGCCGAAGCCGAGGCCGCCGATGTCGTAGCCCTCCAGAATGTTCAGCATCTGGGCGATGTGCACGCCGGAGGCCGCGGGCGGCGGCGGGCCAAAGATGGTCCAGCCGCGGTAGTCGGCGCGGATCGGCTGTCGTTCGACGGTCCTGTAGCTGGTGAGATCGTTGCGGCGGATGAAGCCGCCGGCCTTCTCCATGTAGTCGACGAGGATGTCGCCAAGCGGTCCCGCATAGAGCGCCTTCTCGCCGTGCTCGGCGATATACCGCAAGGTCTCGGCATATTCGGCCTGCACCACGCGCTCGCCGACCTTGAGCGGCTCGCCATCAGGCAGGTAGATCGCCGCGATCGGCTTGTCCTTGCGCATCTCGGCGGCGCTCTCGCTGATGCATTCGTGCAGGTACGGCGTCGCCGCATAGCCGCGCGCGGCGTGCTTGATCGCGGGCTGCATGACGTCGGCGAGGCTCATGGTGCCGAACCTTTGCAGCGTCTCGCACCAGGCTTTCAGCGAGCCCGGCGTAGCGACCGCCTTCGGACCGTTGAGGTTTTCGTTGCCGACGGTGTCGAACACGTCATGGGCCGAGCCCGGCTTCGACGTGTAGGTGGTGTCACGCACCGCCGCAGGCACGGTGCTCTGGCCGTCGATGAAGCGGTGGCTGCCGTCGGCCAGACGTATGTGCGCCATGCCGCCGCCGATGATGCCGACCATCATCGGCTCGACCACGGTCAGCGTGAACAGGGTCGCGATCGCGGCGTCGATGGCGTTGCCGCCCGCGGCCAGCATCTCGGCGCCGGCGCTGGAGGCCAGTGGATGGTTGCTGACCACCATGCCGCGGCTCGCGACCGCAGGCATCTTCTGGCATTCAAAGGTCGTCGCCGTCCGGTCGCGCCAGTTTCCGC includes the following:
- the ggt gene encoding gamma-glutamyltransferase, translating into MGGNWRDRTATTFECQKMPAVASRGMVVSNHPLASSAGAEMLAAGGNAIDAAIATLFTLTVVEPMMVGIIGGGMAHIRLADGSHRFIDGQSTVPAAVRDTTYTSKPGSAHDVFDTVGNENLNGPKAVATPGSLKAWCETLQRFGTMSLADVMQPAIKHAARGYAATPYLHECISESAAEMRKDKPIAAIYLPDGEPLKVGERVVQAEYAETLRYIAEHGEKALYAGPLGDILVDYMEKAGGFIRRNDLTSYRTVERQPIRADYRGWTIFGPPPPAASGVHIAQMLNILEGYDIGGLGFGTPETIHHLAEVLKIAFADRAAASGDPDYVGVPVERLTSKAYAEERRRAIDPARARAWGVGVSQLEAADTTHMTAADAFGNVVATTQTINNLFGAKIMIPGLGTIANNYMNLFDPRPGHALSLAPGKRVTTSMSPMMALSGGKLRYALGLPGGKRIFPSAMQALVNLIDHGMSLQEAVEAPRVWTEGNALEVEQKVPESVRARLAGFGHKVQPVATVAGGMNGIAFHDDGTMTGAACWRADGTPVGISGGLAKAGIRFRLS
- a CDS encoding aldehyde dehydrogenase, coding for MKTYQLYINGEYVDPANGQWFDSIDPYQGKPWAKIPRGSAADVDKAVKAANEAMWRGPWAKMTASARGKVMRKLGDLVAANAERLAEIEVRDNGKLMAEMLGQLRYHPEWWWYFGGLVDKLEGGLVPIDKADTFAYTTHEPVGVVAALTAWNSPLLFVAWKCAAALAAGCAVVVKPSEFTSASTLEFAALTKEAGIPDGIFNVVTGFGPEIGSELISHPGVAKITFTGSDTTGARVYETAARSLKRVSLELGGKSPNIVFEDADLAAAAAGAVAGIFAATGQTCIAGSRLLVQRSIKDKFVDRLLELARSAKIGNPMQADTNIGPVTTPAQYKKILDYIDIAKAEGARCLLGGKPASGEGITGGQFVEPTIFTDVDNTMRIAREEVFGPVLSIIAFDNEEDAIRIANDTIYGLAAGIWTRDLARAIRVPKQLRAGTVWVNTYRAISYMMPFGGMKHSGVGRESGIDAVREYQETKSVWISTATDVPANPFVMR